Proteins co-encoded in one Opitutus terrae PB90-1 genomic window:
- a CDS encoding ACT domain-containing protein, producing MLDSSTLLPRPSHEPAERDAAPEAAADAAKGHVIRDTSPNASEVVLELRVRNHPGTMSHVTGLFARRGFNLDAILCVPVGDGATSRMLLLVSDEPRLEQVERQLAKLYDVLEVRHRPDLSGETFQTFAAG from the coding sequence ATGCTTGACTCATCCACCCTCCTCCCGCGGCCATCGCACGAACCTGCCGAGCGTGATGCCGCACCCGAAGCCGCTGCCGACGCAGCAAAGGGTCACGTGATACGTGACACTTCTCCAAACGCCAGCGAGGTGGTGCTCGAGCTGCGGGTGAGGAATCATCCCGGCACGATGTCGCACGTCACCGGGCTGTTCGCGCGGCGCGGATTCAACCTCGACGCGATCCTCTGTGTGCCCGTCGGCGACGGGGCGACCAGCCGCATGCTGTTGCTCGTCTCCGACGAGCCGCGGCTTGAGCAAGTCGAACGGCAGCTGGCGAAGCTTTACGACGTGCTCGAGGTGCGGCATCGGCCGGATCTCAGCGGGGAGACGTTCCAAACGTTCGCAGCGGGCTAG
- a CDS encoding bile acid:sodium symporter family protein → MSFLSPGIARTAALLLAIVGGALLPQLHEFGRAIPWLVAAMLFLVFLQTRLSREALHRSHGWLLLANLVMGFVGWGVGWVVGGRDVALAAFFAGITPTATAAPVVMSFLRGRVDYVVAGFMLSNLVITALLPLLLPVVLGRVTPEAFGHVLASVAWLMFVPLLVAGLVRRVHPAAKAWPAKLRNVSFGMWVTALLLITSNASHFLRQQTDLPAAVLPKIIVVSLLVCAVNFALGRLIGGREFPREASQTLGQKNTSYTIYLALTYASPLVALGPTFYVLWHNLWNSWQLHRVRAEPSDPSRSP, encoded by the coding sequence GTGTCCTTCCTCAGTCCTGGCATCGCCCGCACGGCCGCCCTCCTCCTTGCCATCGTCGGTGGAGCGCTGCTGCCGCAGCTGCACGAGTTCGGCCGCGCGATTCCCTGGCTCGTCGCCGCGATGCTGTTCCTGGTGTTTTTGCAGACGCGCCTGTCGCGTGAGGCGCTCCACCGATCTCATGGCTGGCTGCTCCTCGCGAATCTCGTGATGGGCTTCGTCGGGTGGGGTGTGGGATGGGTCGTCGGCGGACGCGACGTCGCGCTCGCCGCATTCTTCGCCGGCATCACGCCCACCGCCACCGCTGCGCCGGTAGTGATGAGTTTCCTCCGGGGTCGCGTGGACTACGTGGTCGCGGGATTCATGCTGTCGAACCTGGTGATCACCGCGTTGCTGCCGCTGCTGCTGCCCGTGGTGCTGGGCCGCGTCACGCCGGAAGCGTTCGGCCACGTACTCGCGTCCGTCGCATGGCTGATGTTCGTGCCTTTGCTGGTCGCCGGGCTGGTGCGCCGGGTGCATCCCGCAGCCAAGGCGTGGCCCGCCAAGCTGCGCAACGTGTCGTTCGGCATGTGGGTGACGGCGTTGCTGCTGATCACCAGCAACGCGTCGCATTTCCTGCGCCAGCAAACTGACCTGCCCGCCGCGGTGCTGCCGAAAATCATCGTGGTCTCGCTGTTGGTCTGCGCGGTCAATTTTGCTCTCGGCCGGCTGATCGGCGGACGGGAATTCCCGCGCGAAGCCAGCCAGACGCTCGGCCAGAAAAACACCTCCTACACGATCTATCTCGCGCTCACCTACGCCAGTCCGCTCGTCGCGCTGGGGCCGACCTTCTACGTGCTCTGGCACAATCTCTGGAACTCCTGGCAACTCCATCGCGTCCGAGCGGAGCCTTCCGACCCCTCGCGGTCGCCCTGA
- a CDS encoding PRC-barrel domain-containing protein: protein MSSPSTTSSSGMHGIAKVDQNSIKQQLTATDLIGKDVYDNGGKKVGEVKDLVLGSAAASHLAMAFANTGSSDDTTSSSRSTTGATSGRSSDGTYGSSSTGSATGATGASGTGSTSRIAGTDRTSGTGSTSSTSRTSGSMGSTLGSDVSSAFNSISGMASEPAAIVSLGGFMGMGDNLVRVPLSQLNYDSSKERLTLALSENELSSLTDRSNTRNAAE from the coding sequence ATGTCGTCCCCGAGCACCACCAGCTCGTCCGGGATGCACGGTATCGCCAAGGTCGACCAGAACTCGATCAAGCAGCAGCTCACCGCGACTGACCTCATCGGCAAGGACGTCTACGACAACGGTGGCAAGAAGGTCGGAGAAGTGAAGGATCTGGTGCTCGGTTCCGCGGCGGCATCGCATTTGGCGATGGCGTTCGCGAATACCGGCAGCTCGGACGACACGACGAGTAGCAGCCGGTCCACGACAGGCGCCACGAGCGGCAGAAGCTCCGACGGCACCTACGGCAGCAGTTCAACGGGCAGCGCGACGGGCGCGACCGGAGCGAGCGGCACGGGCTCGACGAGCCGGATCGCCGGCACGGATCGGACATCGGGGACCGGTAGCACCTCGAGCACGAGTCGTACGTCCGGCTCGATGGGTTCCACGCTCGGCAGCGATGTGAGCTCGGCCTTCAACTCGATCAGCGGCATGGCGTCGGAGCCGGCAGCGATCGTTTCGTTGGGCGGGTTCATGGGCATGGGCGACAATCTCGTCCGCGTCCCGCTTTCGCAGCTGAACTATGATTCGAGCAAAGAGCGGCTCACCCTCGCGTTGAGTGAGAACGAACTGAGTAGCCTCACTGACCGGAGCAACACCCGGAACGCAGCTGAATAA
- a CDS encoding pyrophosphate--fructose-6-phosphate 1-phosphotransferase, translated as MKTPNARPKKVALLTAGGLAPCLSSAVGGLIERYTEIAPDIEIIAYKGGYKGLLLGDSYKVGPAERAAAGVLHRHGGSPIGNSRVKLTNVKDCVKRGLVKEGQDPQKVAADQLVKDGVDILHTIGGDDTNTAAADLAAFLAKNDYGLTVIGLPKTIDNDVFPIRQSLGAWTAAEQGARYFRNVVAEDGANPRMLIIHEVMGRNCGWLTAATAAEYQKLLAREEFAPGLGLSREALSVHGIFIPEMAFDIAAEAARLKAVMDRLDNVNIFVSEGAGVETIVAEMQSRGQEVPRDAFGHVKLDAVNPGKWFGDQFAKMLGAEKVLVQKSGYFARAAAANQADLMLIKSCVDLAVECALRRESGVIGHDEDQNNVLRAIEFTRIKGGKPFKPTTPWFADLLKSIGQPLGATLSVKH; from the coding sequence ATGAAGACTCCGAACGCACGTCCCAAAAAAGTCGCCTTGCTCACGGCCGGCGGCCTTGCGCCCTGCCTCAGCTCCGCCGTGGGCGGGCTGATCGAGCGCTACACCGAGATCGCACCCGACATCGAGATCATCGCCTACAAGGGCGGCTACAAGGGCCTGCTGCTCGGCGACAGCTACAAGGTCGGCCCGGCCGAGCGCGCCGCCGCCGGCGTGCTGCACCGCCACGGCGGCAGCCCGATCGGCAACAGCCGCGTGAAGCTGACCAACGTCAAGGATTGCGTGAAGCGCGGGCTCGTGAAGGAAGGCCAGGATCCGCAGAAGGTCGCGGCCGACCAGCTCGTCAAGGACGGTGTCGACATTCTCCACACCATCGGCGGCGACGACACCAACACCGCCGCAGCTGATCTCGCCGCGTTCCTCGCAAAGAATGACTACGGCCTCACGGTGATCGGCCTGCCGAAGACGATCGACAATGACGTCTTCCCAATTCGCCAGTCGCTCGGCGCGTGGACCGCCGCCGAACAGGGCGCGCGCTATTTCCGCAACGTCGTCGCCGAGGACGGAGCCAATCCGCGGATGCTGATCATCCACGAAGTGATGGGCCGCAACTGCGGCTGGCTCACCGCCGCGACCGCCGCCGAATACCAGAAGCTGCTCGCGCGCGAAGAATTCGCGCCGGGGCTCGGACTATCGCGCGAAGCGCTCTCGGTGCACGGCATCTTCATTCCGGAAATGGCGTTCGATATCGCCGCCGAGGCCGCGCGCCTGAAGGCCGTCATGGACCGGCTGGATAACGTGAACATCTTCGTCAGCGAAGGCGCCGGCGTGGAAACGATCGTCGCCGAGATGCAGTCTCGCGGCCAGGAAGTGCCGCGCGACGCGTTCGGCCACGTGAAGCTTGATGCGGTGAACCCCGGCAAATGGTTCGGCGATCAGTTCGCGAAGATGCTGGGCGCCGAAAAAGTGCTCGTGCAGAAGAGCGGCTATTTCGCGCGTGCCGCTGCCGCCAACCAGGCGGACCTCATGCTGATCAAGAGCTGCGTCGACCTGGCCGTCGAATGCGCGCTCCGGCGCGAGAGCGGCGTCATCGGTCACGACGAGGATCAGAACAATGTGCTGCGCGCGATCGAGTTTACCCGGATCAAGGGCGGCAAGCCGTTCAAGCCGACGACGCCGTGGTTCGCCGATCTGCTCAAGAGCATCGGCCAGCCGCTCGGTGCAACGCTTTCAGTGAAGCACTGA
- a CDS encoding DUF1080 domain-containing protein: MSTLLNRVYCAAAAALALTLPALAADSGWESLFDGRSLAGWRAAEHPGSFRVEDGAIVADGPRAHLFYLGGDGAAQFENFEFSIEVKAMPHANSGVYFLARWADSGWPTQAGFEAQVNNTQPPFEVGAPGAQNLYRENKKTGSLYGVRNLYKALVRDGEWFTMTITVRRPRVQIHVNDVLTADYIEPANLGEPGGRQVNRLAPGTFALQCHDEQSRVYFRNIRVRRLPPGVDRSVVRPVADAAEVQRLALGKDNFPLLDLHTHVKGGLTLEKAMDVSRTTGMGLGLATNGGRGFPIQDDAAAQAFIEQMKGVPVFLALQAEGREWTTMFSLQTCARFDYVFTDAMTWTNRAGKRLRLWIPEEADIGPDPEAFMDELVAAAVSIISTEPIDIYVNPTFLPEAIAANYDELWTESRMQQVIEAAVKHGVAIEINARYRLPSEKFLRLAKAAGAKFTIGTNNASAADFGDWSYPMEMQGKLGLSWRDMWVPGHAPSRTQRMLGR; this comes from the coding sequence ATGAGCACCCTCCTGAATCGTGTCTACTGTGCCGCGGCTGCGGCGCTCGCATTGACCTTGCCCGCCCTCGCCGCCGACTCCGGCTGGGAGTCGCTCTTCGACGGCCGCTCGCTGGCTGGCTGGAGGGCGGCGGAGCATCCGGGCTCGTTCCGGGTGGAAGACGGCGCCATCGTGGCGGACGGGCCGCGGGCGCATCTCTTCTACTTGGGGGGCGACGGCGCAGCTCAGTTCGAGAACTTTGAATTCTCGATCGAGGTGAAGGCGATGCCGCACGCGAATTCCGGCGTGTATTTTCTCGCGCGCTGGGCCGACTCCGGCTGGCCGACGCAGGCGGGATTCGAGGCCCAGGTGAACAACACGCAGCCACCGTTCGAGGTGGGGGCGCCCGGAGCGCAGAATCTTTATCGCGAGAACAAGAAGACCGGCAGCCTTTACGGCGTGCGCAACCTCTACAAGGCGCTCGTTCGCGACGGCGAGTGGTTCACCATGACGATCACGGTGCGCCGGCCGCGCGTGCAGATTCACGTGAACGACGTGCTCACGGCCGACTACATCGAGCCGGCCAATCTCGGCGAGCCCGGCGGACGGCAGGTGAACCGGCTGGCGCCGGGCACATTCGCGCTGCAGTGCCACGACGAGCAGAGCCGGGTTTACTTCCGCAATATCCGCGTGCGACGATTGCCGCCGGGCGTGGACCGCAGCGTGGTGCGGCCGGTCGCGGATGCGGCGGAGGTGCAGCGGCTGGCACTCGGCAAAGACAACTTCCCGCTGCTGGACCTGCACACGCATGTGAAGGGGGGCCTCACGCTGGAGAAAGCGATGGACGTCTCGCGCACCACGGGCATGGGCCTCGGCCTCGCGACGAATGGCGGACGCGGGTTCCCGATTCAGGACGACGCCGCGGCGCAAGCGTTCATCGAGCAGATGAAAGGCGTCCCGGTGTTTCTCGCGCTGCAGGCCGAGGGGCGCGAATGGACGACGATGTTCTCACTGCAGACGTGCGCGCGGTTCGACTACGTGTTCACCGACGCGATGACGTGGACGAACCGTGCGGGGAAGCGGCTGCGACTCTGGATCCCGGAAGAGGCGGACATCGGTCCCGACCCGGAAGCATTCATGGACGAGCTCGTTGCTGCGGCGGTGAGCATCATCAGCACGGAGCCGATCGACATCTACGTCAACCCGACCTTCCTGCCCGAGGCGATCGCGGCGAATTACGACGAGCTGTGGACGGAATCGCGGATGCAGCAGGTCATCGAGGCCGCGGTGAAGCACGGCGTGGCGATCGAGATCAACGCGCGTTACCGGCTGCCGTCGGAGAAATTTCTTCGGCTGGCGAAGGCGGCGGGAGCGAAGTTCACGATCGGCACCAACAATGCGTCGGCTGCGGATTTTGGCGATTGGAGTTATCCGATGGAAATGCAGGGAAAACTGGGGCTGTCCTGGCGCGACATGTGGGTGCCGGGGCATGCGCCTAGCCGGACGCAGCGGATGCTCGGCCGCTGA
- a CDS encoding tRNA-uridine aminocarboxypropyltransferase, translating to MARRADLSATRRCDCCRLPPRWCVCEAHRVLKGPLAIDVLIHQRELWRPSSTGQLIARTLAGARQHLWLYDKPVAREEVARAERELWVLHPHGAPLPEVIPPLDRVQVVLLDGAWREATFMAREVANWGRMVSLPMEGQSRYWLRAQQTGARFSTVEALIFLLRALGLVELAEALRVQFELQVYAGLRSRGAKELAAAFLRESPLSNAVPDMLAKLETPRPR from the coding sequence ATGGCCCGGCGAGCTGACTTGAGCGCGACGCGGCGGTGTGACTGCTGTCGTCTACCGCCGCGCTGGTGCGTGTGCGAGGCCCATCGGGTGCTGAAAGGGCCGCTGGCGATCGACGTGTTGATCCACCAGCGCGAACTCTGGCGGCCAAGCAGCACGGGGCAGCTGATCGCGCGCACGTTGGCCGGCGCGAGGCAGCACCTGTGGCTCTACGACAAACCCGTGGCGCGGGAGGAGGTGGCGCGGGCTGAGCGCGAACTCTGGGTGTTGCACCCACACGGCGCGCCGCTGCCGGAGGTCATTCCGCCACTCGACCGGGTGCAGGTGGTGCTGTTGGACGGCGCCTGGCGAGAAGCCACTTTCATGGCGCGCGAGGTCGCGAACTGGGGCCGGATGGTGAGTCTGCCGATGGAGGGGCAGAGCCGCTACTGGTTGCGCGCGCAGCAAACCGGCGCGCGTTTCTCCACCGTCGAAGCGCTGATTTTTCTGCTGCGGGCACTCGGGTTGGTGGAGCTCGCGGAGGCCCTGCGGGTGCAATTTGAACTCCAGGTGTATGCCGGCCTGCGCTCGCGCGGCGCCAAGGAGCTCGCGGCGGCTTTTCTCCGTGAATCTCCCTTGTCGAACGCGGTGCCGGACATGCTTGCGAAGCTTGAGACGCCGCGGCCGCGGTAA
- a CDS encoding OsmC family protein, with translation MKRTATAVWNGSLKTGHGALTTPGGALKSTPYSFSSRFESGTGTNPEELIAAAHAGCFAMALSVELGKAGLAPERLEARAEVNLENVPPNGWTVTTSHLVLKAQVPGVDAKKFSEIAEQAKANCPISRLLTAKITLDASLA, from the coding sequence ATGAAACGCACTGCCACCGCCGTTTGGAACGGCTCGCTCAAGACAGGCCACGGCGCACTCACCACTCCGGGTGGCGCCTTGAAATCCACGCCCTACTCCTTCAGTTCGCGCTTCGAATCGGGCACGGGAACGAATCCCGAGGAGCTCATTGCCGCGGCCCATGCCGGTTGCTTCGCGATGGCTCTCTCCGTTGAACTCGGGAAAGCCGGCCTCGCGCCGGAACGGCTGGAGGCGCGCGCCGAGGTGAATCTCGAAAACGTTCCGCCCAATGGCTGGACGGTCACCACATCGCACCTCGTGCTGAAAGCCCAGGTACCGGGCGTGGACGCGAAAAAGTTTTCCGAGATTGCCGAGCAGGCAAAAGCCAATTGCCCGATCTCCCGGCTGCTCACCGCCAAGATCACCCTGGACGCGTCGCTGGCGTGA
- a CDS encoding GNAT family N-acetyltransferase: MCSPHSTCSHPAERSVPRAPRPAPRWLDRSERKRIPALAEFFTENVSTCYISHTELWSGRARDFGHWAPGLRKVIAKELRETFRDRHKRIAVIERNGELAGMAVVVDLGRYALLEDIVIRRTTRGRGVGRTLVRWIFAKLRAAGKASVFLESGGRNTAAHRFFRHQGFRRISISMCRRLAA, encoded by the coding sequence ATGTGCTCTCCTCATTCTACCTGTTCCCATCCCGCTGAGCGTTCCGTCCCCCGCGCGCCGCGGCCCGCACCTCGCTGGCTCGACCGCAGCGAGCGAAAACGGATTCCCGCGCTGGCGGAGTTTTTCACTGAAAACGTTTCCACCTGCTACATCTCGCACACCGAGCTCTGGAGTGGCCGCGCGCGCGACTTCGGCCACTGGGCCCCGGGACTGCGCAAGGTCATCGCCAAGGAGCTTCGCGAAACCTTCCGCGATCGACATAAACGGATCGCGGTCATCGAGCGGAACGGTGAGCTGGCGGGGATGGCCGTCGTCGTGGACCTCGGACGCTATGCGCTGCTCGAAGACATCGTGATCCGCCGCACCACCCGCGGTCGCGGCGTCGGCCGCACGCTGGTGCGCTGGATTTTCGCCAAACTGCGCGCAGCGGGCAAAGCGTCCGTCTTTCTCGAAAGCGGTGGCCGAAACACCGCCGCCCACCGATTCTTCCGGCACCAAGGCTTCCGACGGATTTCGATTTCGATGTGCCGGCGGCTCGCCGCCTGA
- a CDS encoding CAP domain-containing protein translates to MSRSWIVRCPLVAPVAALLLAGCTAPSAPDQLSALPPGKFVRLPALQTRLDPAQLNHALLAAALFHETNRVRREHGLRPFRWLAPLDEAADLQANSIALDQTVSHINLFPALLTMSERLDRVGLPRGRAGENVAALPLLDVDSAHGIRITRRDDQSVAIDDATGRIGQPHTYASFAATALQAWMDSPEHRANILEREFASLGCSGRVMKRISSIEMIACVQVFYTSPSGRGR, encoded by the coding sequence ATGAGCCGCTCGTGGATTGTCCGCTGCCCTCTCGTCGCACCCGTCGCCGCCCTTCTTTTGGCCGGCTGCACGGCACCGTCAGCGCCAGACCAGCTTTCAGCGCTGCCGCCCGGAAAATTTGTCCGATTGCCGGCACTGCAGACGAGGCTTGATCCCGCCCAGCTCAATCACGCGCTGCTCGCCGCCGCACTCTTTCACGAGACGAATCGCGTTCGCCGTGAACACGGACTGCGGCCGTTTCGGTGGCTCGCGCCGCTTGATGAGGCCGCCGACCTGCAGGCCAACTCCATCGCGCTCGACCAAACCGTGAGCCACATCAACCTCTTCCCCGCGTTGCTTACGATGAGCGAGCGACTCGATCGCGTCGGCTTGCCGCGCGGCCGCGCCGGCGAGAATGTTGCCGCACTTCCGTTGCTCGACGTCGACTCCGCGCACGGCATTCGGATCACACGCCGGGACGACCAGTCTGTCGCGATCGACGACGCCACCGGCCGGATCGGACAGCCTCACACGTATGCCAGCTTCGCCGCGACCGCCTTGCAGGCCTGGATGGACTCGCCCGAACATCGGGCGAACATTCTCGAACGCGAGTTCGCGTCGCTGGGATGCAGCGGCCGGGTGATGAAACGGATTTCCTCGATCGAGATGATTGCCTGCGTGCAGGTCTTCTACACCTCGCCGTCGGGCCGGGGCCGTTAG
- a CDS encoding aldo/keto reductase — MEYRQLGRTGLKVSEFCLGTMQFGWTTDEASAVQVMDAFVNAGGNFIDTADIYTTWGPRGLAAGGESEEIIGRWLKARGNRGELVVATKVRGRMSQGPNGEGLSRRRVIACCEDSLRRLQTEHIDLYQCHWVDLETPIDETLSALDDLVRSGKVRYIGASNYPAWRLMEALWQSDRHGYARFVSYQPQYSLMERAGFEIEAMPLCRHHGLGVIPYSPLACGFLSGKYRRGVNVESIRAGEVRELYAHERGFALIDELERIGRAHGKTIAQTAFAWMLTNPVVTAPIIGANDGRQLQDALGAAGYRLSPAEMESLHALTKYPKNWRPIWD, encoded by the coding sequence ATGGAATACCGCCAGCTTGGCCGCACGGGATTGAAGGTCTCGGAATTCTGCCTCGGCACGATGCAGTTTGGGTGGACGACGGACGAAGCGAGCGCCGTTCAGGTCATGGACGCTTTCGTGAACGCCGGAGGAAACTTCATCGACACGGCCGACATCTACACGACCTGGGGGCCGCGCGGACTGGCGGCCGGCGGCGAGTCGGAGGAGATCATCGGTCGCTGGCTCAAGGCCCGCGGAAACCGCGGGGAGCTGGTGGTCGCGACGAAGGTGCGGGGCCGGATGAGCCAAGGTCCCAACGGCGAAGGGCTATCGCGCCGGCGTGTGATCGCGTGCTGCGAGGATTCCCTGCGGCGATTGCAGACCGAGCATATCGATCTTTATCAGTGTCACTGGGTCGACCTCGAGACGCCGATCGACGAAACGCTGTCGGCGCTCGACGATCTCGTGCGCTCCGGCAAGGTCCGCTACATCGGCGCGTCGAACTATCCCGCGTGGCGGTTGATGGAGGCGCTATGGCAGAGCGACCGGCATGGCTACGCGCGGTTCGTGAGTTATCAGCCGCAGTATTCGCTGATGGAGCGGGCCGGTTTCGAGATCGAGGCGATGCCGCTCTGCCGGCACCACGGACTCGGCGTGATCCCGTATTCCCCGCTCGCGTGCGGGTTCCTTAGCGGCAAATACCGCCGTGGCGTCAACGTGGAGAGCATTCGTGCCGGGGAGGTCCGCGAGCTCTACGCACACGAACGCGGCTTCGCGCTAATCGATGAACTCGAGCGGATCGGTCGAGCGCACGGCAAGACGATCGCGCAGACCGCATTCGCGTGGATGCTGACCAATCCCGTGGTGACGGCGCCGATCATCGGCGCGAACGACGGGCGCCAACTGCAGGATGCGCTCGGCGCCGCGGGCTACCGGCTCAGTCCGGCGGAGATGGAATCGCTGCACGCGCTGACGAAGTATCCGAAGAACTGGCGCCCGATCTGGGACTGA
- a CDS encoding XylR family transcriptional regulator has product MRPKILLVFLMRFEEAARTLQGIVQFERTHRQWSTFLDDEARTARDAGFLRGERWNGVISRHTSPMMVETCRELGIPLVDLNDVPPFPGVPKIRPDNVAIGHRGAEHLLERGFRHFAFCGFAQEGWSCERREGFVEALKLNGHSCAVLDVNYPGVITPEWNAAQTRELIGWLKQLPKPCGIMACVDVRAFQVLSATQNAGLLVPEEIALVGVNNDTMRCELSYPPLSSVAPNSSHAGYHAAELLDRMLRGDDLGTIDTRIEPLGVVTRLSTDVLAVADKHVAAALSFIRERSCRGITVQDVVTHAAASRSQIEKKFRQFIGRSPQAEIRRVQLTRVKELLLETDLPLKTIASMTGFEHDEYMSVVFKRMTSFSPGQFRKRAKLTRV; this is encoded by the coding sequence ATGAGGCCGAAGATCCTGCTGGTCTTTTTAATGCGATTCGAGGAAGCCGCGCGCACGCTGCAGGGCATCGTGCAGTTCGAGCGGACGCACCGGCAGTGGTCCACGTTTCTTGACGACGAAGCCCGGACCGCCCGCGATGCGGGCTTCCTGCGCGGCGAGCGGTGGAACGGCGTGATCAGCCGGCACACGTCGCCGATGATGGTCGAAACCTGTCGCGAACTCGGTATCCCGCTCGTGGACCTGAACGACGTACCGCCGTTTCCGGGCGTGCCGAAAATCCGTCCGGACAACGTGGCGATCGGGCATCGCGGCGCCGAGCATTTGCTCGAGCGCGGATTCAGGCATTTCGCGTTTTGCGGGTTCGCGCAGGAGGGCTGGTCGTGTGAACGCCGCGAGGGTTTCGTCGAGGCGCTGAAGCTCAACGGGCATTCCTGCGCGGTGCTCGACGTGAACTACCCGGGTGTGATCACGCCTGAATGGAACGCGGCGCAAACCCGCGAACTGATCGGCTGGCTCAAGCAGCTGCCGAAGCCGTGTGGCATCATGGCCTGCGTGGACGTGCGCGCGTTTCAGGTCCTCAGCGCCACGCAAAACGCCGGACTGCTCGTGCCCGAGGAGATCGCGCTCGTGGGCGTAAACAACGACACGATGCGCTGCGAGCTTTCGTATCCGCCGCTGTCCAGCGTGGCGCCAAACTCTTCTCACGCCGGGTACCACGCAGCGGAATTGCTGGACCGGATGCTGCGGGGCGATGACCTCGGGACGATCGACACGCGCATCGAGCCGCTCGGGGTCGTGACCCGGTTGTCCACCGACGTGCTGGCGGTGGCGGACAAGCACGTGGCGGCCGCGTTGAGTTTCATTCGTGAGCGCTCCTGTCGCGGCATCACCGTGCAGGATGTGGTGACGCATGCCGCGGCGTCGCGCAGCCAGATCGAGAAGAAATTCCGGCAATTCATCGGTCGCTCGCCGCAGGCGGAGATCCGGCGCGTCCAACTCACGCGCGTGAAGGAACTGCTCCTGGAAACCGACCTGCCGTTGAAAACCATCGCCAGCATGACCGGGTTTGAGCACGACGAATACATGTCCGTGGTTTTCAAGCGCATGACCTCGTTCTCGCCTGGGCAGTTCAGGAAACGGGCTAAGTTGACGCGCGTTTGA